The Anolis carolinensis isolate JA03-04 chromosome 1, rAnoCar3.1.pri, whole genome shotgun sequence genome window below encodes:
- the btbd18 gene encoding BTB/POZ domain-containing protein 18 isoform X1 has translation MSPPAASPKILYRNSRLLRMVFLQLHRQQRADLFCDVVLQAEGQAVPAHCCILSACSPFFTERLEREMPPKGHKVVLEIRGLKIGTLRKLVDFLYTSEMEVSREEAQDIIAAARQLQVSELESLQLEGGKLVKRSLGPRLNRNCLQLSSPVFSPEASLMQSPAVSDGSSLTSLVVARKQRAAAKLPCTKDSNNGAGQKETKKQKPVAAILNCDKQQMPKGPTVPTDPLRIKGKKRAASMLRNTSGNDEVDNSQTEETGSGEKQEAVSSQEAKKIKISRSKLSTRLSPTPCTTKNHSTTASSKSSMSARRLWRQKIPPSKDGTKEGEDTCHSEGFRSPSLVPKTAKGRKRNVSEPAASSNLPPEAGQIGRVKLRKVVNGSCWEVVQESFTEPTGGANTVYVLQDKDPQPQPHFPKAERVDAQESASSPKLPAKQKASPYSEKNLVEEHKSKEVLGEADSGVVTSYELSVFELEHLTEDEQYGSVASNGELEHMLDLLLADDDSPGDSQGTTIPGSVNVSGLALGEKKSPLEIAGNEEKDRSSTDTSVCQPLVKSEDRPLKTEQEASNLEIDEETHGSVNGLLLTNPVLDSLPLVAAEPGHDSSALCKAASLPELDDWTVPGHQLTALENDTGRFSEALAVVSAGNKDQGLLPHGVGISGTEAQWPTQVVRRNPLQHNLDCKLLPLLASLEEEELEVGGVEELFVSIECVRPDPSPVSETEVDVLS, from the exons ATGAGCCCTCCGGCAGCAAGCCCCAAAATCCTGTACCGAAATTCCCGCCTGCTCCGCATGGTGTTTCTGCAGCTTCATCGCCAACAGAGAGCTGATTTATTTTGCGATGTTGTCCTGCAAGCAGAAG GACAAGCTGTTCCAGCACACTGTTGCATCCTGTCAGCCTGCAGCCCCTTCTTCACTGAGCGCTTGGAGCGAGAAATGCCCCCCAAAGGACACAAAGTGGTGCTGGAGATCCGGGGCCTCAAGATCGGAACACTACGTAAACTGGTCGATTTCCTCTACACTTCTGAGATGGAGGTGTCTCGGGAGGAAGCCCAGGATATTATTGCAGCCGCGCGGCAGCTTCAGGTGTCAGAGCTCGAATCACTTCAGCTGGAGGGAGGGAAGTTAGTCAAAAGGTCACTGGGCCCACGGTTAAACCGTAATTGCTTGCAGCTTTCCAGTCCAGTATTCAGTCCGGAGGCAAGCTTGATGCAGTCTCCTGCGGTCTCTGATGGTAGCTCCTTGACTTCCTTGGTGGTTGCACGCAAGCAACGTGCAGCAGCGAAACTTCCATGCACCAAAGATAGCAATAATGGTGCTGGCCAGAAAGAGACAAAGAAGCAAAAGCCTGTGGCAGCAATTCTAAATTGTGACAAACAACAAATGCCTAAGGGCCCAACAGTTCCTACTGATCCATTGCGAATAAAAGGCAAAAAACGTGCAGCAAGTATGTTAAGGAATACATCAGGCAATGATGAGGTTGACAATTCGCAAACAGAGGAAACTGGGAGTGGAGAAAAGCAAGAGGCAGTTAGCTCCCAGGAGGCAAAAAAGATCAAGATCAGCCGCTCAAAGCTCTCAACTCGGCTTTCACCCACACCTTGTACAACCAAAAACCATAGCACCACAGCATCTAGCAAGTCCTCAATGTCTGCCAGGCGTCTTTGGAGACAGAAGATTCCCCCTAGTAAGGATGGGACTAAAGAGGGGGAAGACACCTGCCATTCAGAGGGCTTCCGGAGCCCCTCTCTTGTTCCTAAGACTGCTAAAGGCAGGAAGCGCAATGTCAGCGAACCAGCTGCCAGCTCTAACCTTCCTCCTGAGGCAGGACAGATTGGCCGGGTGAAGCTCCGGAAGGTTGTGAATGGCAGCTGCTGGGAAGTGGTGCAGGAATCGTTCACAGAGCCCACAGGGGGAGCAAACACTGTGTATGTTTTGCAAGACAAGGACCCCCAGCCTCAGCCCCATTTTCCTAAGGCAGAAAGAGTTGATGCACAAGAATCAGCCAGCTCTCCTAAACTTCCTGCAAAACAGAAGGCTTCACCTTATAGTGAAAAGAACCTGGTGGAAGAGCACAAAAGCAAAGAGGTGTTAGGTGAAGCAGACAGTGGTGTTGTAACCTCTTACGAACTCAGTGTGTTTGAACTAGAACATCTGACTGAGGATGAACAATATGGTAGTGTGGCTTCAAATGGAGAATTGGAGCACATGTTGGATTTGCTTCTGGCAGATGATGATTCTCCTGGGGACTCCCAAGGCACCACTATTCCAGGTAGTGTAAATGTATCAGGCCTTGCATTAGGAGAAAAAAAGAGTCCTTTGGAAATTGCAGGAAATGAAGAAAAGGACAGGTCTTCCACAGATACGTCAGTGTGTCAGCCATTGGTTAAGTCTGAAGATAGACCCCTAAAAACGGAGCAGGAGGCTTCTAATCTAGAAATAGATGAAGAAACTCATGGCTCAGTGAATGGACTTCTCTTGACAAACCCCGTTCTTGATTCCCTTCCTCTTGTGGCAGCGGAACCAGGTCATGATAGTTCAGCCTTGTGCAAAGCAGCTTCTCTGCCTGAGCTGGACGACTGGACAGTGCCTGGACATCAATTGACTGCCTTAGAAAATGACACTGGCAGGTTTTCTGAGGCTTTGGCAGTTGTTTCGGCAGGTAACAAGGACCAAGGGCTGCTGCCTCATGGAGTAGGAATCTCAGGTACAGAAGCACAGTGGCCGACTCAAGTTGTGCGGAGGAACCCTTTGCAACACAACTTGGACTGCAAGCTACTACCCCTCTTAGCCAGCTTAGAAGAAGAAGAGCTAGAAGTTGGTGGGGTAGAAGAACTCTTTGTTAGCATTGAGTGTGTCCGGCCAGATCCCTCTCCAGTGTCTGAAACTGAAGTGGATGTTCTAAGCTAG
- the btbd18 gene encoding BTB/POZ domain-containing protein 18 isoform X2, which translates to MSPPAASPKILYRNSRLLRMVFLQLHRQQRADLFCDVVLQAEGQAVPAHCCILSACSPFFTERLEREMPPKGHKVVLEIRGLKIGTLRKLVDFLYTSEMEVSREEAQDIIAAARQLQVSELESLQLEGGKLVKRSLGPRLNRNCLQLSSPVFSPEASLMQSPAVSDGSSLTSLVVARKQRAAAKLPCTKDSNNGAGQKETKKQKPVAAILNCDKQQMPKGPTVPTDPLRIKGKKRAASMLRNTSGNDEVDNSQTEETGSGEKQEAVSSQEAKKIKISRSKLSTRLSPTPCTTKNHSTTASSKSSMSARRLWRQKIPPSKDGTKEGEDTCHSEGFRSPSLVPKTAKGRKRNVSEPAASSNLPPEAGQIGRVKLRKVVNGSCWEVVQESFTEPTGGANTVYVLQDKDPQPQPHFPKAERVDAQESASSPKLPAKQKASPYSEKNLVEEHKSKEVLGEADSGVVTSYELSVFELEHLTEDEQYGSVASNGELEHMLDLLLADDDSPGDSQGTTIPGSVNVSGLALGEKKSPLEIAGNEEKDRSSTDTSVCQPLVKSEDRPLKTEQEASNLEIDEETHGSVNGLLLTNPVLDSLPLVAAEPGHDSSALCKAASLPELDDWTVPGHQLTALENDTGRFSEALAVVSAGNKDQGLLPHGVGISASSKRCIEAQLPIPP; encoded by the exons ATGAGCCCTCCGGCAGCAAGCCCCAAAATCCTGTACCGAAATTCCCGCCTGCTCCGCATGGTGTTTCTGCAGCTTCATCGCCAACAGAGAGCTGATTTATTTTGCGATGTTGTCCTGCAAGCAGAAG GACAAGCTGTTCCAGCACACTGTTGCATCCTGTCAGCCTGCAGCCCCTTCTTCACTGAGCGCTTGGAGCGAGAAATGCCCCCCAAAGGACACAAAGTGGTGCTGGAGATCCGGGGCCTCAAGATCGGAACACTACGTAAACTGGTCGATTTCCTCTACACTTCTGAGATGGAGGTGTCTCGGGAGGAAGCCCAGGATATTATTGCAGCCGCGCGGCAGCTTCAGGTGTCAGAGCTCGAATCACTTCAGCTGGAGGGAGGGAAGTTAGTCAAAAGGTCACTGGGCCCACGGTTAAACCGTAATTGCTTGCAGCTTTCCAGTCCAGTATTCAGTCCGGAGGCAAGCTTGATGCAGTCTCCTGCGGTCTCTGATGGTAGCTCCTTGACTTCCTTGGTGGTTGCACGCAAGCAACGTGCAGCAGCGAAACTTCCATGCACCAAAGATAGCAATAATGGTGCTGGCCAGAAAGAGACAAAGAAGCAAAAGCCTGTGGCAGCAATTCTAAATTGTGACAAACAACAAATGCCTAAGGGCCCAACAGTTCCTACTGATCCATTGCGAATAAAAGGCAAAAAACGTGCAGCAAGTATGTTAAGGAATACATCAGGCAATGATGAGGTTGACAATTCGCAAACAGAGGAAACTGGGAGTGGAGAAAAGCAAGAGGCAGTTAGCTCCCAGGAGGCAAAAAAGATCAAGATCAGCCGCTCAAAGCTCTCAACTCGGCTTTCACCCACACCTTGTACAACCAAAAACCATAGCACCACAGCATCTAGCAAGTCCTCAATGTCTGCCAGGCGTCTTTGGAGACAGAAGATTCCCCCTAGTAAGGATGGGACTAAAGAGGGGGAAGACACCTGCCATTCAGAGGGCTTCCGGAGCCCCTCTCTTGTTCCTAAGACTGCTAAAGGCAGGAAGCGCAATGTCAGCGAACCAGCTGCCAGCTCTAACCTTCCTCCTGAGGCAGGACAGATTGGCCGGGTGAAGCTCCGGAAGGTTGTGAATGGCAGCTGCTGGGAAGTGGTGCAGGAATCGTTCACAGAGCCCACAGGGGGAGCAAACACTGTGTATGTTTTGCAAGACAAGGACCCCCAGCCTCAGCCCCATTTTCCTAAGGCAGAAAGAGTTGATGCACAAGAATCAGCCAGCTCTCCTAAACTTCCTGCAAAACAGAAGGCTTCACCTTATAGTGAAAAGAACCTGGTGGAAGAGCACAAAAGCAAAGAGGTGTTAGGTGAAGCAGACAGTGGTGTTGTAACCTCTTACGAACTCAGTGTGTTTGAACTAGAACATCTGACTGAGGATGAACAATATGGTAGTGTGGCTTCAAATGGAGAATTGGAGCACATGTTGGATTTGCTTCTGGCAGATGATGATTCTCCTGGGGACTCCCAAGGCACCACTATTCCAGGTAGTGTAAATGTATCAGGCCTTGCATTAGGAGAAAAAAAGAGTCCTTTGGAAATTGCAGGAAATGAAGAAAAGGACAGGTCTTCCACAGATACGTCAGTGTGTCAGCCATTGGTTAAGTCTGAAGATAGACCCCTAAAAACGGAGCAGGAGGCTTCTAATCTAGAAATAGATGAAGAAACTCATGGCTCAGTGAATGGACTTCTCTTGACAAACCCCGTTCTTGATTCCCTTCCTCTTGTGGCAGCGGAACCAGGTCATGATAGTTCAGCCTTGTGCAAAGCAGCTTCTCTGCCTGAGCTGGACGACTGGACAGTGCCTGGACATCAATTGACTGCCTTAGAAAATGACACTGGCAGGTTTTCTGAGGCTTTGGCAGTTGTTTCGGCAGGTAACAAGGACCAAGGGCTGCTGCCTCATGGAGTAGGAATCTCAG CTTCTTCAAAGAGGTGTATTGAGGCTCAGTTACCCATACCTCCATGA